A window of Pyrobaculum aerophilum str. IM2 contains these coding sequences:
- a CDS encoding aldehyde dehydrogenase family protein, translated as MIIVKNYINGEFIEVEERRPKHSPIDGSVIAETPVSKREDAKAAIDAAYDALKAWSQLPAIKRAEYLYKLYEIIKSREEELINILMVEGGGIYKKAWGEVVFTERLVRNAAELARHYGGKTLQSDAEGVVSMVFKRPKGVVGVITPWNYPLSISMKKIAHALATGNTIVYKPASETPVTGFKIAEMIHQAGFPKGVFNLVVGPGSTVGDEIVVNKKVSHVTFTGESATGREIASKAGGALKTVTLELGGSDPLIILDDADLNLAVRIAVFGAFFHQGQICTSSKRIIVHERVYDVFVKKFVERVSQLKVGDPRDRTVEQGPLISPRQADEMERFYQDAVSRGGRALTGGKRAGAYFWPTVFVDVDRNFRIMREEVFGPIRPVVPVKNDDEAVEVANDTEYGLSAAVVTTNINRAFKIAEAIESGMVHINDVTMLEESHVPFGGIKASGFGREGGEWSFHETTYDRWLTITLRERKYPI; from the coding sequence ATGATTATAGTTAAAAACTATATAAATGGTGAATTTATTGAAGTTGAAGAACGTAGGCCAAAACACTCGCCGATTGACGGATCAGTAATAGCTGAGACGCCAGTTTCAAAACGGGAGGACGCCAAAGCGGCTATTGACGCCGCGTATGACGCCCTCAAAGCTTGGTCACAGCTCCCCGCGATTAAAAGGGCGGAGTATTTGTATAAGCTTTACGAAATTATTAAAAGCAGAGAGGAAGAGTTAATAAACATCTTAATGGTAGAGGGCGGGGGGATATATAAAAAGGCGTGGGGGGAGGTTGTCTTCACTGAGCGTCTTGTGAGAAACGCCGCGGAGCTGGCCAGACACTACGGCGGGAAGACGCTCCAATCAGACGCTGAAGGAGTTGTGTCAATGGTTTTCAAAAGGCCTAAGGGAGTGGTGGGGGTCATAACGCCGTGGAACTACCCGCTTTCAATATCCATGAAGAAAATCGCGCACGCATTAGCTACGGGGAACACCATTGTTTACAAGCCGGCCAGCGAGACTCCCGTCACCGGCTTTAAAATTGCCGAGATGATACACCAAGCCGGGTTCCCCAAGGGGGTTTTCAACCTAGTAGTGGGCCCGGGCTCCACCGTGGGGGATGAAATAGTTGTGAATAAAAAAGTGTCCCACGTCACTTTCACAGGCGAGAGCGCCACGGGGAGGGAAATTGCTAGTAAAGCTGGTGGCGCGTTGAAGACGGTTACTCTGGAGCTCGGCGGCAGCGATCCGCTCATCATACTAGACGACGCCGATTTAAACCTGGCGGTGAGAATAGCTGTATTCGGCGCCTTTTTCCACCAAGGACAGATCTGCACCTCTAGCAAGAGGATTATTGTACATGAGAGGGTTTATGACGTCTTTGTGAAGAAGTTTGTAGAGAGAGTTTCTCAACTTAAAGTGGGAGATCCGAGGGACAGGACGGTGGAACAAGGCCCCCTCATATCGCCTAGGCAAGCCGACGAGATGGAGAGGTTTTACCAAGACGCGGTGTCTAGAGGGGGCAGGGCGCTTACGGGCGGGAAGAGGGCTGGGGCGTATTTCTGGCCCACTGTATTCGTCGACGTGGATAGGAATTTTAGAATTATGAGGGAGGAAGTCTTCGGCCCAATACGCCCGGTGGTGCCGGTTAAAAACGACGACGAGGCTGTTGAAGTTGCAAACGACACGGAGTACGGCCTCTCGGCGGCGGTGGTTACCACTAATATAAATAGGGCCTTTAAAATCGCAGAGGCGATTGAAAGCGGCATGGTGCACATCAACGACGTGACAATGCTTGAGGAATCCCACGTGCCCTTCGGGGGGATTAAGGCGAGCGGCTTCGGCAGAGAGGGGGGCGAGTGGTCTTTCCACGAGACTACTTACGATCGCTGGTTGACTATTACGCTGAGGGAGAGGAAGTACCCCATATGA
- a CDS encoding AMP-binding protein — MELWRPEKHHLEESNVAKYITSHGIKGLDDFLSLTFDKPEEFWRSFEKEVLKLGWYEEYIKVLDLSKGVQWPRWFVGGKINIADQLEDSSRPLVKWEGEDGSTAVWSYSEVLYKAKAVASWLKRNGLEKGDRVAIFMPMVPEIIPVMLGAIRAGGVIVPLFSGFGKEAIRVRLEDSEAKFVFASDISYRRGKEIDMLSELRAGLTPSVKRVVVQERSGRSSGYTPLSEVFKTGGDHVERADAEDPIMIIYTSGTTGKPKGTVHTHDGFPVKAAADVYFHFDVSEGETLSWVTDMGWMMGPWMVFAAYLLRGSMAFFEGAPDYPKDRLWRFVERFKVNALGLAATLTRYLRSIGAAAEPGQLDSLKAFGNTGEPIDVESWLWLYRMGRGRIPIINYSGGTEISGGILGCYVVRPIKPSSFNGPSIGTKAAVFTEDGRPAPPGVEGELVVLSVWPGMTRGFWRDPQRYLETYWNKWPGVWAHGDAAVVDEEGFFYILGRADDTIKVAGKRLGPAEIETVLNAHPAVAESACIGVPHEIKGEVPVCFVVLKPGYEPSEALRRELIKLTEEALGKAFGAVEDIRFVKMLPKTRNAKIMRRVIRAVYLGRNPGDLSALENPEAIEEIKRAL; from the coding sequence ATGGAATTATGGCGGCCAGAAAAACACCACCTTGAGGAGTCTAATGTGGCAAAGTACATAACCTCCCACGGCATCAAGGGGCTTGACGACTTCCTCTCGCTCACTTTTGACAAGCCTGAGGAATTCTGGCGCTCCTTCGAGAAAGAGGTGTTGAAGCTTGGTTGGTACGAGGAGTACATAAAGGTGCTGGATCTATCCAAGGGAGTCCAATGGCCTAGGTGGTTCGTCGGCGGCAAGATCAACATAGCGGATCAGCTGGAGGATTCCTCCCGTCCCCTTGTCAAATGGGAGGGGGAAGACGGGTCGACCGCCGTCTGGAGCTATTCTGAGGTGCTCTACAAAGCCAAGGCGGTCGCCAGCTGGCTGAAGAGAAACGGGCTCGAGAAGGGGGATCGCGTGGCTATCTTCATGCCGATGGTGCCCGAGATAATCCCGGTCATGCTGGGGGCCATCAGAGCTGGCGGCGTCATAGTCCCGCTTTTCAGCGGCTTCGGCAAGGAGGCCATAAGGGTTAGGCTCGAGGACAGCGAGGCTAAGTTCGTCTTCGCCTCCGATATCTCCTACAGGAGAGGCAAGGAGATCGATATGCTCTCGGAGCTGAGAGCCGGCTTGACGCCCTCAGTGAAGCGCGTGGTGGTGCAGGAACGCTCCGGACGTAGCAGCGGCTATACGCCGCTCTCCGAGGTCTTCAAGACCGGCGGCGACCACGTAGAGAGGGCAGACGCAGAGGATCCCATCATGATTATATATACCTCGGGCACCACGGGGAAGCCTAAAGGCACCGTCCATACGCACGACGGCTTCCCCGTGAAGGCCGCCGCCGACGTCTACTTCCACTTCGACGTGAGCGAGGGCGAGACCTTGAGCTGGGTGACAGACATGGGGTGGATGATGGGGCCTTGGATGGTCTTCGCCGCGTATCTGCTCAGAGGCTCCATGGCCTTCTTCGAGGGAGCTCCAGACTACCCCAAGGACAGACTCTGGCGTTTTGTGGAGCGCTTCAAGGTGAACGCCTTGGGCCTGGCGGCGACGTTAACGAGATATCTCCGCTCCATAGGCGCAGCGGCGGAGCCCGGCCAGCTGGATTCGCTCAAAGCCTTCGGCAACACGGGGGAGCCCATAGACGTCGAGAGCTGGCTGTGGCTATACCGCATGGGAAGGGGGCGCATACCGATTATAAACTACTCCGGCGGGACCGAGATATCAGGGGGGATATTGGGTTGCTACGTGGTGAGGCCCATAAAGCCCAGCTCTTTCAACGGGCCTAGCATAGGCACTAAAGCCGCGGTGTTTACTGAGGATGGGAGGCCGGCCCCGCCTGGCGTTGAGGGAGAGCTCGTGGTACTCTCGGTGTGGCCCGGCATGACGAGAGGCTTCTGGAGGGATCCCCAACGCTATTTAGAGACTTACTGGAACAAGTGGCCTGGAGTGTGGGCCCACGGCGACGCTGCCGTAGTGGATGAAGAGGGCTTCTTTTACATACTGGGGAGGGCAGACGACACCATAAAGGTGGCCGGAAAGCGGCTGGGACCCGCCGAGATTGAGACTGTCCTCAACGCCCATCCTGCCGTGGCCGAGTCCGCCTGTATAGGCGTCCCCCATGAGATTAAGGGCGAGGTGCCCGTATGTTTCGTGGTGTTGAAGCCGGGCTATGAGCCCAGTGAGGCCTTAAGGCGCGAGTTGATCAAGCTGACGGAGGAGGCCTTAGGCAAAGCCTTCGGCGCGGTGGAGGATATAAGGTTCGTCAAGATGTTGCCGAAGACCCGCAACGCCAAGATCATGAGGAGGGTGATAAGGGCGGTGTACTTAGGCCGCAACCCCGGCGACCTATCGGCGCTCGAAAATCCGGAGGCCATAGAGGAGATAAAAAGAGCTCTGTGA